The Heterodontus francisci isolate sHetFra1 unplaced genomic scaffold, sHetFra1.hap1 HAP1_SCAFFOLD_279, whole genome shotgun sequence genome includes a window with the following:
- the LOC137365594 gene encoding probable G-protein coupled receptor 139: LLTIGILSRGKCGLSKCVTRYLVAMSAADLLVIILDLIFRHIPIVYYEQFQFLYYIPVCNIHAVLLYTVTDCSVWFTVTFTFDRFVAICCQNLKSKYCSEKTCAVVVGTVSLLSCLKNIFWYFMLTGRYWLWNNPWFCDVTMDVLESRVWGTIEFLHNILTPAVPFVLILLLNALTVRHILVSSRGRRRLRAHSSGESHRDPEMESRRKSIILLLVISGNFMLLWALLMVVSIWRRMYWMGYQSVILPVFLQELSFMLQLLSCSTNTVIYAVTQTQFREQVKNVLKYPFNTIVKLIQ, from the coding sequence ttgctgacgattgggatcctgtctcggggaaagtgcggtctctccaaatgtgtcactcggtacctggtggccatgtcagcggcggatctactggtcattatcctggacctgatattcagacacattcccattgtttattatgaacagtttcagttcctgtattacatccccgtgtgtaatatccacgccgtcctgctttacacagtcacagactgttctgtctggttcaccgtcactttcacctttgatcgatttgtggccatttgttgtcagaatctgaaaagtaaatattgcagtgagaaaacatgtgctgtggttgtgggaacagtgagtttgctgagctgtttaaagaacatcttctggtattttatgttaacgggtcggtattggctgtggaacaatccctggttttgtgatgtaacaatggatgttctggaatctcgtgtctggggaacaatcgagttcctccacaacattctaaccccggccgtcccatttgtgctgattctgctgctcaacgctctcaccgtcagacacattttagtgagcagcagaggacgcaggagactccgggctcacagcagtggagagagtcacagagaccccgagatggagagtcgaaggaaatctatcattttactgttagttatctctggtaatttcatgctgttgtgggccctgttaatggtggttTCTATATGGAGGAGGATGTACTGGATGGGTTATCAGTCTGTTATTCTCCCGGTGTTTCtgcaggaattgtccttcatgctccagctcctgagctgctccacaaacactgtgatttacgccgtgacccagactcagttcagagagcaggtgaagaatgtgctgaaatatccctttaatacaattgttaaattaattcaataa